The following are from one region of the Noviherbaspirillum sedimenti genome:
- a CDS encoding branched-chain amino acid ABC transporter permease: MTKSLFGRGALTALAVVLIAAPLISGSQYILSVAIITLMFGYLALSWNVLGGIAGQLSLGHAAYFGIGAYTSTWLFGRLGISPWLGMWAGVALAILAAVLIGAACFRLRGAYFALATIAASVVLKTLVENADSLLGGSRGMEVPLLHDAPLYFQHTSKEFYFVIIAVLTAVALLVNWAILRSRFGYYLTAIRNDQEAAQALGVNTTRYKLLAAIISAGMTAIGGTFYAQFVMYIAPEIVFGVNFSVVIAVICIIGGRGTLWGPLLGALLLHPAEELARHVSGGMVGVDMMLYGLILMIVIRVQPNGLVAILKKISTRRQAAGKAQQYGTT, encoded by the coding sequence ATGACGAAATCCCTTTTCGGACGCGGCGCCTTGACCGCGCTGGCCGTAGTGCTGATCGCGGCTCCCTTGATCAGCGGCAGCCAGTACATCCTGTCTGTGGCGATTATCACGCTGATGTTCGGCTACCTTGCCTTGTCGTGGAACGTGCTGGGCGGCATCGCCGGCCAGTTGTCGCTCGGTCATGCGGCCTACTTCGGCATCGGCGCCTACACCTCGACCTGGCTGTTCGGCCGCCTCGGCATCTCGCCCTGGCTGGGCATGTGGGCCGGCGTGGCGCTGGCGATACTGGCGGCGGTGCTGATCGGCGCCGCCTGTTTCCGGCTGCGCGGCGCCTACTTCGCCCTGGCCACGATTGCCGCCAGCGTGGTGCTGAAGACACTGGTGGAAAACGCCGACAGCCTGCTCGGCGGTTCGCGCGGCATGGAAGTGCCGCTGCTGCATGATGCGCCGCTGTATTTCCAGCACACCAGCAAAGAGTTTTATTTCGTCATCATCGCGGTGCTGACCGCCGTCGCCTTGCTGGTCAACTGGGCAATCCTGCGCTCGCGCTTCGGCTATTACCTGACCGCGATTCGCAACGATCAGGAAGCGGCGCAGGCGCTGGGCGTCAACACCACCCGCTACAAGCTGCTGGCCGCCATCATCAGCGCCGGCATGACCGCCATCGGCGGCACCTTCTATGCGCAGTTCGTCATGTACATCGCGCCGGAGATCGTGTTCGGCGTCAACTTCAGCGTCGTCATCGCGGTGATCTGCATCATCGGCGGACGCGGCACCTTGTGGGGGCCCTTGCTGGGCGCGCTGCTGCTGCATCCGGCCGAAGAGCTGGCGCGCCACGTTTCCGGCGGCATGGTCGGCGTCGACATGATGCTGTACGGACTGATACTGATGATCGTGATCCGGGTGCAGCCGAATGGCCTGGTGGCGATCCTGAAGAAAATTTCGACGCGGCGCCAAGCGGCGGGAAAGGCACAACAATATGGCACTACTTGA
- a CDS encoding ABC transporter ATP-binding protein, producing MALLEYRNVSKRFGGLRAIDNVSFSVNAGEIIGLIGPNGAGKTTLFALASGFLDPTEGEIHFDGRHTHGMGAPALCAAGLSRTFQIVRPFGDMTVLDNIMVGAFLHHRSRQDARRVAEQVLNRVGLGGRGDTIARTLTLSGRKRLEVAKALATQPKLLLLDEVMAGLTAVETEEMLDLIQGLRRDGISVLVIEHNMQAVMRLSDRIVVIHHGQKISEGLPAAVASDPKVISAYLGDAHSKSSGAASA from the coding sequence ATGGCACTACTTGAATACCGCAACGTCAGCAAGCGCTTCGGCGGCTTGCGCGCCATCGACAATGTCAGCTTCAGCGTCAACGCCGGCGAAATCATCGGCCTGATCGGCCCCAATGGCGCCGGCAAGACCACGCTGTTCGCGCTCGCTTCGGGATTCCTGGATCCGACCGAGGGAGAGATCCATTTCGACGGCCGCCATACCCACGGCATGGGCGCGCCCGCCCTGTGCGCGGCGGGGCTGTCGCGCACCTTCCAGATCGTGCGCCCTTTCGGCGACATGACGGTGCTCGACAACATCATGGTGGGCGCCTTCCTGCATCACCGTTCGCGCCAGGACGCCCGGCGCGTCGCCGAACAGGTGCTCAATCGCGTCGGCCTGGGCGGCCGCGGCGATACCATCGCCCGCACGCTGACGCTGTCCGGGCGCAAGCGCCTGGAGGTCGCCAAGGCCCTGGCGACGCAGCCCAAACTGCTGCTGCTCGACGAAGTGATGGCCGGCCTGACCGCGGTCGAGACCGAGGAAATGCTGGACCTGATCCAGGGATTGCGCCGCGACGGCATCAGCGTGCTGGTCATCGAACACAATATGCAGGCGGTCATGCGGCTGTCGGACCGCATCGTCGTGATCCATCACGGCCAGAAGATCAGCGAAGGCCTGCCGGCCGCCGTCGCTTCGGATCCCAAGGTCATTTCCGCCTACCTGGGCGACGCCCATTCCAAGTCATCAGGAGCCGCCAGTGCTTGA